TCCCAGGCAAGTCGCAAAATCCTGCCAGAACACTATCGGCACGCTTGAGGTAACGATAAGGGTTATTATCATTACCCAAATCGAAGGGCCAAGTGGATATGCGGTACAACGTCGAATTCGTCATCAGTCGATATTGGAAAGGTACCACTTACCGATCGGCCGCCCGCCTGGCGGTTTGGCGCTCAGGTCGCTGTAGTCGTGGCTGCGCCGGTACACCAGAGTGCCCGCAGGCGCCAAGTCTACGGTGATGGCGTACGGACAGTCCGCGGTCCACATCCGGTCCGACTCCACGTCCGGCCGTCTGAGCACGTATGGCCGGTCAGAATACGTGCCGGGGTACGGAACGAAATCCAGGTAGCGCGGTCTCAGTTCGTCGAGCGTGGCGGGGAGACTGCCGTGGTCCTGGCGGTACTGCTCAACCGCCCTGATCAACGCCTCACCGCGGCTTGCCGCTCCGGGAGCATCCGAGGCACTTGGCAGGTGGTGAAACCAGAGTGGCATCAACAGAGCGAAGGCCAGGACAACCGGGATCCCCATCCAAGCTCCAATTCGCGGCTTCCGACGTTTACGCATTGATGCATCCACCCTGGATTTCTACCGGCGAAACCTCTATGAGCCTTACTCGTAGGTTGGTATGATCTGCTTAACCTGTCCGTGCCCGTCATATACGATATGGATAGCGAACAACGGGCAAGAAAGGAAGTCGTACCTATACACTTCGTAGCCAGGAAGGCCATCTATGCCTTGTCGCCATCCGACGGGAATATCATCCCGACTCACCTTCGTTTCCCTGAAGAGCTTGAGGACACTCTTCACATCCGCGCGATCGCCATCGTGGGGTATCTCGTAGCACATTCTGTCCACGTAATACAAGGACGTCCATAGCGCCACCACCATCAGGATCACCAGCATAGCAGCGGTGATGATGCGCCTTATCCAACGAGGTGTTCTGTGGCGGGTATTTATTTCCCTGTGCAACGTAGTATCCCCCTGGCCAGAGTGCCTGTAGGTGGCGCGGGTCAGGACGGTGCCTGAGCACGGCAAACTACCGGCTAAACAGTCATACGGCACCCAAACATTATAATCGCATGCTTAGTCGAGAAGACCTCCCATCTACCACCAAACCACCCTCGGTCTATACTGGAATGGTATGGACGCACGAACGCTCCGCGTACTTGAATATCCAGCGCTGCTGAACGTCCTCGCCGGGCACGCCGCGTCCTCTCTGGGGCGCGAACTCGCCCTGGCGATGAAGCCGTTCACCGAACGCCGGGACGTCACCAAGGCGCTGGCCGAAACCGCCGAGTGCCGTGCCCTGCTCGACCTCCCCAGCGGGCTGCCTATGGGCGGAGTTCACGATATCCGCACGTTTATCGAGCGCGCCGCCGTGAGCGGAGCCCTTGATCCCAAAGACCTCCTGACCGTCGCCGCCACGCTCAGCGCGGCCAAGCGCTTGCGCGGAATCCTGATGAACAAGGCGGACCAAGCGCCGCTGATGGCCGATCTGGGCTCGCAAATGGGCGATTACAGCGCCCTGGTCTCCAAGATCGAGCGCAGCATCACACCTGATGGGCTCGTCGCGGACGGCGCCTCCGAAAACCTGGCCCGCATCCGCAATTCGATGCGCCGGCAGGTCCGGCACATCCAGGACGTTCTGCAGCAACTGGTCTCTTCCTCGCGCGTTCGAGACATGCTGACCGATCCCGTAATCACCGTGCGCAACGGCCGCTACTGCCTGCCGGTGAAGCCGGAAAGCAAGAACGCGTTCGGCGGCTTGATCCACGATTCGTCCGCGTCCGGGCAAACGCTTTTCATGGAGCCGCAGGCGGTCGTGGAGGCCGGAAACGAGCTCCGCGAACTGGAATCGCGCGAACGCGATGAAGTGGACCGCATCCTGCGCGCGTTCTCGGAAATCATCGCGAAGGAACAGCGGACGATCCGCGCGACGGTGACCGCGCTCGCCCATCTGGACCTCGTGATCGCCAAGGCGCGCATGGCAAACACCCTGCACGCGGAGTCCCCCACCCTCTTGCCGGCCGCCAGCCTGGACCTTATGGAAGCCCGCCACCCGCTGCTGGTGTGGCAGGCGCTCGAGGCCCAGCGCAACGCGCCGCGCAACTCCGATGTGCCCGCGATGGAAGATGCCGTGGTCCCGATCGACCTGTGGCTGGGTAAAGACTTCAACACGATGATCATCACCGGCCCGAACACCGGCGGCAAAACGGTCACGCTGAAGACGGCCGCGTTATTCGTGCTGATGGCACAGAGCGGCATGCCGGTCCCGGCCCGCAAGGCATCCATCGGCATCTTTCGGAACGTCTACGCGGATATCGGGGACGAACAGAGCCTTCAGCAGAGCCTGTCAACGTTCAGCGGGCACATCCGCAACATCGTGGCGGTTCTCAAGGGCGCTGGCAAGGACAGCCTGGTCGTGCTGGACGAACTCGGCGCCGGCACCGATCCGGCCGAGGGCGCGGCGTTGGCGAAGGCTATCCTTTTGAGCCTGGCAGAGCGCGGCGCGCTGACCATCGCCACCACGCACTATGCGGAGCTC
The window above is part of the Armatimonadota bacterium genome. Proteins encoded here:
- a CDS encoding endonuclease MutS2 encodes the protein MDARTLRVLEYPALLNVLAGHAASSLGRELALAMKPFTERRDVTKALAETAECRALLDLPSGLPMGGVHDIRTFIERAAVSGALDPKDLLTVAATLSAAKRLRGILMNKADQAPLMADLGSQMGDYSALVSKIERSITPDGLVADGASENLARIRNSMRRQVRHIQDVLQQLVSSSRVRDMLTDPVITVRNGRYCLPVKPESKNAFGGLIHDSSASGQTLFMEPQAVVEAGNELRELESRERDEVDRILRAFSEIIAKEQRTIRATVTALAHLDLVIAKARMANTLHAESPTLLPAASLDLMEARHPLLVWQALEAQRNAPRNSDVPAMEDAVVPIDLWLGKDFNTMIITGPNTGGKTVTLKTAALFVLMAQSGMPVPARKASIGIFRNVYADIGDEQSLQQSLSTFSGHIRNIVAVLKGAGKDSLVVLDELGAGTDPAEGAALAKAILLSLAERGALTIATTHYAELKEFAWNNAGFHNASVEFNVETLKPTYRLRIGVPGASNALVIAGRLGIPPAVIDTARANLGTDRLALEDAIGRLEEAERKARWAAVEAEKEAARLEAQRRDAEKELSEAKDKRRAATEAAYDEATELLREAREQTNVILKALRDAQLDGKATEEARKTLQELDERVRAKRPKQKRKPTHRISSDESPIEGDSVWIPGIGATGQLVDIQKDQATVQAGTLRMVVPYSTLQKVEEEMVEKPKPKPQLGNIGLETAVNVSTEIHLRGERVDEALQSLERYLDDARVAGLHTIRIVHGKGTGALRDLVHRYLKEQRDVKGFRLGQDGEGGHGVTIAELA